Genomic DNA from Flavobacteriales bacterium:
CTCAACTCCTCCCACCGTTTCATCACCTTCTCCAGTTCTGCTTTCAGGGTGGCATGTTGGTTAAGGGTCTCCGAAGAGGCTTTGGCGTCCGAATAAAAATCAGGATCAGCGAGGACTTTCTCTACTTCCTTCATCTTTTTTTCGATGCGGGCGATCTCCTTCTCGCTGCGTTCAATGTCCTGCGATAATTTTTTTGCGGCCTGACTTTTCTCACGAATCTGCTTGCCCTTGCCGCTTTCGGGTTGGCTTTTTTTGGGTGCTTCTGCCGTTTTCTTTCCTTCAGTCTCGAACTGACGGAAGGTGTCTACCTGGTGAGCTTCCAGGAACAAGGCAATGTCGCCGATCTTATCACGAATGCCTTTGTTGGTGAATTCAAAGGTGCGTTCGGTCAGGCCGTCCAGGAAATCCCGGTCGTGTGAAACCAGTACCAGGGTGCCGTCATAACCGATGAGGGCGGCCTTGAGTACATCCTTTGCGCTCATGTCCAGGTGGTTCGTGGGCTCATCGAGGATCAGCAGGTTCACGGGATTCAGCAGCAGACGTGCCAGGGCCAGCCTGGATTTTTCCCCGCCGCTGAGCACTTTCACCTTTTTGTCCATGTCATCTTCCCGGAAAAGAAAGGAGCCAAGAAGTCCGCGCAGTCTTGAGATGTTGCGCCATTCGTCGGTAGCGATGGAGTCCAGGGTGTCGTATACCGTTTTGTTCTCATCCAGCACATTTTCCTGTGCCTGGGCGTAGTAACCGATATTCACGTTGTGGCCGATGCGAAGGTGACCGTCGAAATCTGTCTGCTTCATGATCATCTTCACCAGGGTGGATTTCCCCTCGCCGTTCTTTCCGACAAAGGCAACCCGTTCTCCCCGGTGGATCGTGAAGCCCAGGTTTTTTAAAATCTCGGCTTCCCCATAACTTTTGTTCAGGTCTTTTGCTTCAAGAACGATGTCGCCGCTGCGTGGAGCGGGAGGGAAGCGAAACCGGATCTGGCGGTTGTCGAACTCATCGAACTCCACCCGCTCCAGTTTTTCAAGACGTTTTACCTTGCTTTGAACCTGTTTGGCTTTGGTGTTCTTGGCCCGGAAGCGTTCAATAAAACGTTCCTGCTGGGCGATGAACTGCTGTTGGTTGGTATATGCCGCTTCCTGCTGTTTAAGGCGTTCTTCTCGTAACTCTACATAGCGGTTGTAGGAACACGGGTAGTCGTATATCCTGGCATTTACAATCTCAACGGTGCGGTTGGTGACCCGGTCCAGGAACATCCTGTCGTGACTGATGAGGATCAGTGCACCTTTGTTCTCCCTGAGAAAATCCTCCAGCCACAGGATGCTTTCGATGTCCAGGTGGTTGGTGGGCTCATCAAGCAACATGAGGTCGGGTTTGCGAAGGATGAGTTTGGCCAGTTCCACCCGCATCTGCCAACCTCCGCTGAACTCGGTGAGGGACCGGTCAAAGTCTTTCCGCTCAAAGCCCAGGCCTTTCAGGACCTTCTCAACATTGCTCTCGCTTTTGCCATCGTCCAGGTGACTGAGTTGTTCGCTTTTTTCACTGAGCCGGGTGATGATGGCCATATAGGCGTCACTTTCGTAATCCGTGCGACTA
This window encodes:
- a CDS encoding ABC-F family ATP-binding cassette domain-containing protein; this translates as MYSVSNLSVHFTGEDLFKQISFLINENDKIGLVGKNGVGKSTLLKIIAGKQSPSSGEVVIPNGKKLGYLAQEFKNESARTIFGETMTVYDDISRIHAEIDEINAELGSRTDYESDAYMAIITRLSEKSEQLSHLDDGKSESNVEKVLKGLGFERKDFDRSLTEFSGGWQMRVELAKLILRKPDLMLLDEPTNHLDIESILWLEDFLRENKGALILISHDRMFLDRVTNRTVEIVNARIYDYPCSYNRYVELREERLKQQEAAYTNQQQFIAQQERFIERFRAKNTKAKQVQSKVKRLEKLERVEFDEFDNRQIRFRFPPAPRSGDIVLEAKDLNKSYGEAEILKNLGFTIHRGERVAFVGKNGEGKSTLVKMIMKQTDFDGHLRIGHNVNIGYYAQAQENVLDENKTVYDTLDSIATDEWRNISRLRGLLGSFLFREDDMDKKVKVLSGGEKSRLALARLLLNPVNLLILDEPTNHLDMSAKDVLKAALIGYDGTLVLVSHDRDFLDGLTERTFEFTNKGIRDKIGDIALFLEAHQVDTFRQFETEGKKTAEAPKKSQPESGKGKQIREKSQAAKKLSQDIERSEKEIARIEKKMKEVEKVLADPDFYSDAKASSETLNQHATLKAELEKVMKRWEELSTELEKEK